One Setaria viridis chromosome 3, Setaria_viridis_v4.0, whole genome shotgun sequence DNA window includes the following coding sequences:
- the LOC117847034 gene encoding U-box domain-containing protein 16 — MASSATIDAWPSSPYSSSAPDGEVLRSLHRLARDLSAAEAPAPFLRPIFASVARRARLLAAVFDDLLLSGAAAGPLLLLPRSASLCLREVLLVLQRFKALVADCAARSRMRLLLQSDEVASRARELQQDLATLLDLLPVADLGLADDVADLLALASRQCRRVAAAELELKAGVLALIQEVEREIVPERERLEGILEEVGINDPASCSDEIETLEREIGERVAERWTSSMIALVGLLRYAKCVLFSAATPRPVDFKVDLDDDDGAEPPSPPLDFRCPVSLELMSDPVVASSGQTYDRDSIARWFGSGKSTCPKTGQVLTNLELVPNKALKNLIARWCRENGIAVEVSEAGKADPAPVVAANKAALKAARMTASFLVKKLSASFSPESTKRVVHEIRQLAKSGSDNRAFIGEAGAAALLVPLLRSEDSALQLHAVTALLNLSILEANKKRIMHAEGAVDALCHVMCSGASWRAKENAAATVLSLATIHTYRRRLGRNPRVVDSVVQLARTGPSSTKKDALAALLSLSGERENIGRLVEAGAAEAAVAAIGEAEAAAAVLASLAKRGGAEAIVGIDGAVARLVAEMRRGTEWSRECAAAALVLLCRRSGAKAAAQVMAVAGVEWAIWEVLGTGTDRARRKAASLGRACRRWAAAGAEQSTTVCPTSGAAPALTMAS; from the coding sequence ATGGCTAGCAGCGCGACGATCGACGCGTGGCCGTCGTCGCCCTACTCCTCGTCGGCGCCCGACGGGGAGGTGCTGCGCTCCCTGCACCGCCTGGCGCGGGACCTGTCGGCGGccgaggcgccggcgccgttccTGAGGCCGATTTTCGCGTCGGTGGCCAGGCGGGCGCggctgctcgccgccgtctTCGACGACCTGCTGCtgagcggcgcggccgcggggccgctcctgctgctgccgcgcTCGGCGTCGCTCTGCCTCAGGGAGGTGCTCCTGGTGCTGCAGCGGTTCAAGGCGCTGGTGGCGGACTGCGCCGCGCGGAGCcgcatgcggctgctgctgcagtcGGACGAGGTGGCCTCGCGGGCGCGGGAGCTGCAGCAGGACCTCGCAACGCTGCTCGACCTGCTCCCCGTGGCGGACCTCGGGCTCGCCGACGACGTGGCGGACCTCCTCGCGCTCGCGTCGCGGCAGTGCCGCCGCGTGGCGGCCGCGGAGCTGGAGCTCAAGGCGGGCGTGCTCGCGCTCATCCAGGAGGTGGAGCGGGAGATCGTGCCCGAGCGGGAGAGGCTGGAGGGCATCCTGGAGGAGGTGGGCATCAACGACCCCGCCAGCTGCAGCGACGAGATCGAGACCCTGGAGCGGGAGATCGGCGAACGCGTCGCCGAGAGGTGGACGTCGTCGATGATCGCGCTCGTCGGCCTCCTCCGGTACGCCAAGTGCGTCCTCTTcagcgccgccacgccgcggcCCGTGGACTTTAAGGTGgatctcgacgacgacgacggcgccgagcccccgtcgccgccgctggacTTCCGGTGCCCCGTCTCCCTCGAGCTGATGAGCGATCCCGTCGTGGCTTCCAGCGGCCAGACGTACGACCGCGACTCCATCGCGCGGTGGTTCGGCTCCGGCAAGTCTACGTGCCCAAAGACAGGGCAGGTGCTGACGAATCTGGAGCTCGTGCCCAACAAAGCGCTCAAGAACTTGATAGCGCGGTGGTGCCGGGAGAACGGCATCGCTGTGGAGGTCAGCGAGGCTGGGAAGGCCGAtccggcgccggtggtggccgCGAACAAGGCCGCGCTGAAGGCGGCGCGCATGACCGCGTCGTTTCTGGTGAAGAAGCTGTCGGCGTCGTTCTCCCCTGAGTCGACCAAGCGCGTGGTGCACGAGATCCGGCAGCTGGCCAAGTCCGGGTCCGACAACCGCGCGTTCATCGGGGAGgcaggcgccgccgcgctcctcgtgCCACTGCTCCGCTCCGAGGACTCGGCGCTCCAGCTCCACGCCGTGACGGCGCTGCTCAACCTCTCCATCCTGGAGGCCAACAAGAAGCGCATCATGCACGCGGAGGGCGCCGTGGACGCGCTGTGCCACGTCATGTGCTCCGGCGCGTCGTGGCGCGCCAAGGAGAACGCCGCGGCCACCGTGCTCAGCCTGGCGACCATCCACACGTAccgccgccggctgggccggAACCCGCGCGTCGTCGACAGCGTCGTGCAGCTCGCGCGCACGGGGCCATCCAGCACCAAGAAGGACGCGCTCGCGGCGCTGCTGTCGCTGTCCGGCGAGCGGGAGAACATCGGGAGGCTCGTggaggccggcgccgcggaggcggcggtggctgcgattggcgaggccgaggccgccgcggcggtgctggCGTCGCTGGCCAAGCGCGGTGGCGCGGAGGCGATCGTGGGCATCGACGGCGCCGTGGCGCGCCTCGTGGCCGAGATGCGGCGCGGCACGGAGTGGTCGAGGGagtgcgcggcggccgcgctggTGCTGCTGTGCCGGCGCTCTGGTgccaaggcggcggcgcaggtgatGGCGGTCGCAGGCGTGGAGTGGGCCATCTGGGAGGTGCTGGGCACCGGCACCGACCGCGCGCGCCGCAAGGCCGCGTCGCTCGGCAGGGCGTGCAGGCGgtgggcggccgccggcgcggagcaGAGCACCACCGTGTGCcccacctccggcgccgcgccggcgctcaCGATGGCGTCGTGA